The following nucleotide sequence is from Synchiropus splendidus isolate RoL2022-P1 chromosome 1, RoL_Sspl_1.0, whole genome shotgun sequence.
GGTGCACCATATTGTTGTCTTTCATGCGGTCTCTAGTCATTGCTATTGCCCCATAGTAATTCCAAGTTTTCTCTCTAGTTCCACAAGGCAGTGAGAGCTCCTGGCTCTATAGCTCCAGCGAGGGACGTAAGCAACTGGCAGCAAGCGCCAACTTTCGCCGGCTGGTTATCGTAGCCATGCACAGAAATCAAGAATACACAGATATGCAAGCAGTTCAGTTAGAATTGTCGCCAATGGTGATGGAGCTTGCACCCCCAGGAATGCCAGACAAACACCAGGTTCGACATTTTACAAAACATTATGGTAATGAAGACCTTAGGTCTCCGCCAAGAATGCACGCTCACTGCACCTTTTACCCCTTTTAGGTGCCATTCCTGTCTGTCGGGGGTGACTTAGGCTGGCGGGAAGAAGTCAGCAGGGGAGTGAGTGAACTGAGTGGGGAATACTGTGTGGAGAACGTGAGAGGGGAAGATGGCAGTCTTTATCGTAGACTTGTGTTTCTGTCGAACACTGCTCTTGTCCAGTCAGAGAGTCGCCTTGTCCCCTCACGCACCGGTAAGTTCACTTTGTGTTTTTCACTCTACTCTTTATTAtacatgtatgtttttattattattattattattatcacatttCCTAATATGTTTACATTGGTGTATTTAAGCTTCAAGcatcaagaaaaataaaaagaaggcCAGGACACCAGCGATTTCAACAACCTCTTCAACCACCGTTGACAGTGGTTTTCTTTGCTGTGCCCACCATGAAGTCATGGTGGCAGGTCTCACAATGCTTGGTGTGGGGTCACCACAAAACAAAGGTTAGCTTGTTTGATGTTGTCTTTTCTACATGCTTTTATATAAGCAATTGGTGAGTCATTTACCTCCTGTCCTCATAGATGTGAACGTGTCAGTGCTACTGGTTGGACTTGGCGGAGGATGTCTGCCTCAGTTCCTCCGGGATTTTGTGCCTGGAGCTACTGTTGAGGTAGTGGAACTGGATCCAACTGTCCTGGAAGTGGCAAAGGAATGGTTTGGGTTCCAACAAGATGATCATTTGCGTGTCACTATTGGAGACGGCCTTGATCACATCTGCACCTTGGAAAAGAAAGGTTTGTCTTCAGTCATGCCAGACCTGTGCTCCGTAACAAGCCCAAATTCAATTGCACCACCTTCATTATTCTCGCCTGGAATTAACTCTCATCATCATATAGCACTAACAAACTTACGGAGCATTGTCATTGAGGTTTGAAACATGTTCACATTTCACACTCATTGCACAGCAAACACACTTGGACACACAAACTGAATGCTGAGGCAAGTGGATCCAGCAAATTGTTGTCAGAGAGTTCTGATCGTCACGTGTCATCTATCAGCGAAAAGCTTGCTTGTGTTCAAGGTTACCATGCACCACTACTTTTGATCACATATTGGCCCTAAATTGACTACAAAACATCAAAACCGAGTAAGAACATTTGTGTTATTTTACCTTGGAAGCACGTGGATGCATAACTTCGGTGTGTGGTGTGCTTGTTTGGAAGTAGTAACTTGTTAACTAACTGAAAAAGTGCCCGTGTTACGCATGCGTGATGACACACTGACATGAGGCCTCACAATCGCACAATGTTATGAAAAATATGACTTTACATTTGTTAGTGAGACATATCGGCAGTGTCCAaggaaaagatgaaaatgtgaTGCTGTGTGAAACTCGGTTTCACCATTATATTAGCCGATGAAGTTATTCATAATTAGGGTTACAGTTTTAGTTTGCATTGTTGTAATGTGTAATCAGGATCTACAAAGTAACTGTAAATAGCTGTCAGCTGCTTCTGCAGAGATGTTCATAAATGGCACAATGTCTTTTCTTATTCGGCTGCTCCATTCCTCCGTTCCGATCAGCAGGCATGTTGAAGCTGCACCTTGTGGTTGGGAGAACAATGTCCCATCTGATGAGTCACTATTTCTTTTCCACAGTAACATGCTCAGTTTTAGTGTTTGTGGGAGTAAGAGCAGCTTTACAGTATCACATGACACCaatgaatacatgaaatattacctcagctGAGGAGGTTTTGCTATTATGTCTGTTGGTCTggtagaaaaataaatgcaaaagatATCACTTATTCTTCAAAGCCAATATGGGTGGGACGAGCAACGATTTTTGGCCTTTCTGGGAGTTTTTTTCCTCGTAATTTCTTTGTCTCTATTTTCTTTTCTAAGGTGGCACTCTATTTGACGCTATCATGTTTGATGTGGACAGTAAAGACAGCACTTTGGGTTTGAGCTGTCCACCGGCTGCTTTTCTAGAGTCCTCCATCCTGCATAAAGTGCACAATCTTCTGACACCAAAAGGTACGATTAATTCTCTCCTCATTCAATGTATAGTTAAAACTATTTGCTTTGAAATTCATGACCGGTGTCGACACCCCCTTCTTTTTCCAGGCGTTTTCATTCTGAACCTTGTGTGCAGAAACTCTGCCCTGAGGAAAAACATGTTGGAACGTGTTTACAGTGTCTTCCCCACCGTGCTCTCTCGAAAGATTGAAGGGGAAGTGAATGAAGTGCTGCTTTGCTCCCTTGGAGAAAGCAGCATCTCAAACCCGACTGACATCCTCTCTAAACTTAACGTTGCAGCTAAGGATCTGCAGAGCTCACTGTGCTCCAACAGGACTGGCTCAAACCGTCAGCCACATATTGACATATCCGAGCTGCTGAAAGACCTGAAAGTCGCTTGAGCTTCTCTCATATGAAATAAATAGCTTTTGTTAGTTCCGACAAGTGTGATCAAAGAAATTGATTGAAAGAAATGTACTCAAATGTGTGACATATCTGCTTCATATTTACTGTAAATCTGCTGGCTCTTATGGGAAAATCTAAATTTTACTTTTTGTCTGAGATAACTCTGTGATGTCTGCTTCATTCAATACATTCCACTACTGAAGAAGTTCTCCTTTATAATTTATCACATAGTTTATGATGTCTGTGGCATTTTAGTTCACCTCTCTGGGCTAAGGTACATGTGACAGAGAGTGTATGAGGTGGCATGGACATCGTTCACCCTCTGGTtgtgtccaactgggaggaggaccTGGGACCTAGAGTTGACATCATTCGGGTGTCTTTGGGTAGAGGTTTCCTCCTTCTGTCAAATAATACATTGTGGTCTGAAAGTGAAATGCAACGTGTTTATTTACAAAAGAGACATATCACCAAAAATATATAGTTCAACCCCTCACAACCGGCCGCTTAAGTGTGGAGTTGTTGATCACATTCCTCTTCCAGTGCTCACAATGCCCAGGAATGTAGAAGCGTCATTTTCCATTAGATCAATGGTTCATGGGGCTGCAGTAGATTTCTACTATCAAAAGTGGGTGTGGGAGATTTTAAAATAGCAGTCTTTGAAGAAGGAATGCTTCCCTCCTGAACCTTCTGTCAGCATTGGCTGCTGAGTGAGTTGGTCTGAGAGTTGAAGCAGTGATTGTTGCGCGTGCGCAGGAAACTACCGTTAGCTGTCAAACCTGGGTGTTTTCTGTCCTCGTAACTTTTGAAGGGTGGTAGTGTGTTGCACCTCAGGTAGGTCGCCGTTTGAAAACCGCAGGATTGGAGCAGAATTCACGCAATTGGGACGTCTTCAGCAACTTTTGTTTGGTTGGGGAGCGGGGGGGCTGTCGTCCGCGAACACGACCATGTACCTTGGAAAGACAGCGACGACTGCTCAAGGAGCTAATGTTTCTTCTTGATTCGTTCAAGAAAAgtcttcagttgttttttttacatgtatatATAATGTGTGGAGAGCGATTTACCAAAGCAAGAACAATGTTCGGTGTCGCGTGAGGCGGTGTGGGGCACAGCAGGCGTGATAaaggattttattttggtgtggaGTTAGCTTTTCGGCTGCACCGTTGCGATGGGCAACCGCGggatggaggagctgatccCTCTGGTCAACCGGCTTCAGGACGCCCTGAGCAGCGTGGGGGAGAGCCGCCTCACCCTGCCCCAGATAGCCGTGGTGGGCGGCCAGAGCGCTGGCAAGAGCTCGGTCCTGGAAAGCTTCGTGGGCAGGTAAGCGCGTGTAGACGAAAATGAAAGTCATTGtacgttttttgttttggactctAAATCCAGccgaacaagaaaaacaattctGAACTGCATGCTGCTGAAATGTAGTATTTCAAAAGTGTTAAACTGTGAGTGTACTGGTAACACATAGAAGTTGATATCACTTGAACTTTTCACATATAAATTTATATCATGATTTCACTGTCACTTCCTACTCTGACTGAAGTGTGATGGCATGTTCTCAAGCCAGAGTGTCGATTGAACACTTGAGAGCTTTCCTTTCACATCCTCGCAAACTTAATTATCTCGCATCTTTCAGGAAATACCACAGTGATAGTACAGGATGTATCTTGCAATGTATCATACTTGGAGGCCAGGTGCAGAATCAGGCCCACCACTTTGGTCAACCTTCAACCATGCAAGTCTCAAAACTGCTGTAAAGGCAACCTTGACCAACAACTGGATCTTCATCATCAACCCACGCTAATTTCATAACCCGTGTTGTGGTGGTCTCCTTCGACAAACTGGAAAACAGAGCGGGTGTAAAAATCTGGGTGTCCTCATGGATCTTGGCCAGCTAACTGTGGGCTTGTTCTTTCATAGATAATCCAGGGCTCACAGGTCGACATAAGGACAGACCTTTTTTGATGGTTCAAATTTAACCTTTGGGCTTCAAATCTTATCTTCCCTTTTTATTTACCAGTTCATTTGCACATGCCTGCTACACAAGGAGACAATGGAGGATGGCTTGTGTTTCAATAAGGCCAGACAGAGAAGAGATATGACAATCAAAAATGAGATATAAGCAGTTAAATCAGCTGTTGCGGAAGTGGCCCCATGATTGGGAAAAGTGAACAAAGGCTGAGTTATTGGTGATTTAATCCAAAGCATTTTGTGGATGATTAAAATAGATGTAGTTGTTTAGATCCTGAAAAAGtatgtattaaatatgaaaGCAGCTGAGGTTTTGACCATAAAAAAATGCTCAACACATTGTTTCTTCTCCTGACATCttgggctgtttttttttagcacagcTAACATCTCTTTTGCCAtcatgctttgtttttgtttaagaCTCACCCATTTTCCTATTTAGCAGTATACCCTGACCGCTGTGACTCACCTGCATATGTTGTTTTAGTTACAAACATACCGTACTACTAAAAAGAGGCTAAAATGATCCTCAGAATATGATGGGAGGTCTCCCAATCACAAGCCTGCTGCACTGCTATGCTGTGAAATAATCTCAGCAAACTTGTTTCACACATCTATGTTGCTTGTGAATCTTCAATAATGTGGAATTGTTTGAGAAGTATGGATGAACAGATTTGTGTCATGCTGAATGATTCTGCCCAGTGAAGGTGCTCTATTAAGTCTCAGATCATGTTCTCCTCCAGCACCAGTGATATggctaaatatatattttctcatGTTCAGCAGAAGATTCCAGGAGAGTCAGGGTGTGTGGCAGTACACTAGTACTAGTACACATACCATTTGGAGAACTATTTTCTCTTAGCACGGGAACCATTGATTTccaagcatttgtttttttgtttctcacttTGAAGCAATGTTTAGTAAGTCAGCTGACTTCTTTTATTCCCCCAGCAGCCCTCGATCACACACTTAAAGTCTGTGATCACACTCTTGTACCATCACCCTACTGTGCTCAACTTATCCACTTGAGAAAGTTGTTCAGCAAGTTCCTACAGTTTTTACAGTGagatttttttcaaagtgaAGCTCCCCAAATTCTGCATATACCATTTTCTACATCTAAGACAGACAATTTCATGTCTCATGGTTTCTCCTGGGTTTGATTAGctttctctttcattttggAAATGGTTACAGAAATTCAAGTGGCCATCCAATACTTGCAAGACTGATTGGGCAAGCAAAGCTATAGTATTCATTTTATATGTTTGACTGTGGCATTTTTCTTTCAGGTCCTGTATGTTGAATACGTTCTCTCTGACTATCCTCTTCCCATTCTCTCACTAAACTAGCATCTTGTTTTGGTAGACTAGCCCttggtatttatttataaatccaCAGTATTACATGTTTATGCCACCATTTTAGACTGGCTCATGTGAGCTTCTCACATGGGTGAGCCCTTCAGGAAAATGTTTCGCCCCTCCCCTGCTTGGAGGTTTGTCGTCACTATTTGAGTGTGCTGCCAAAAGTGCAGCTCTTAAGAGAGGGGGAGTCGAACACATCTTCTCTCCTGCCTCCAGCCTCATATTTCACTTCAACAACAGAGCTGGTCTTTTTTTATCAGAGTGTATATTTGTTGGTCAGTTTCTGCTTTTAATCATGATCAAACATTGTACTTTTAAAGAAGGAACCTGTGTTTTAACCCTTTTAATCCTTCAGCCAAGCAACGTTCATACAAAATTTGTGTTCCCAATGTCTTCAAATCCCCTTCCGTTACAAAGATGCTTCATGGCTTTCATTTCCATGGCACCAGAGAGATCTCATGATACTCTGATGGTTAGTCAATTGCACATGTTATTTCTGTGGTCTTTGCTGCACTTCATCTGAACCACAACTCTTTCTGTGGGTGACATTTCTGAAGGATCTACCACTCCTGTCAGTTAATAGTTTTATCATGATTTGAAAGTCCTGTCATGATGGTCTTGTGTTTAATGTTGAAGTGTGCAGGTTCAATTCCAGGTTCAGGCAGCTCTCAGAGGGAGATGTGGAGTTTTTATGCATAGGTGCACCCCAGACACACTggtctcctcccactgtccaaaccCGAACAGAGGTTGATTTTTGACACATGATTCACGATTCTGATTGGGTATCAGAACCATGTCTGTCTCTCCTCTATCTCAAAAACTTCTCATGAAAAACCAGGAACAAGCAAGCTTTTCTGAGTTGCGAATTCTGACTTCCATTCAGTGGAATTTTGACAGGATCGTTTCCGAGCAATCTCTATGTGGTGGGTGGGTTTATTGCTTCCATCCTGTCTAAAAATAAGGCAGCAGCCTCCTTGTTTCCTCTCAACGGAGCGGCCTCCAATGAGGTCATACATGTGTGTATTGTCCTGGGAGGGAGAAACACCCTGAAGCTCTTTTGGAGAGGAGGTGCAGATCCTGTCTTCCTGATTGTGCAGTGATATTTCATCTGCACGTGTCTTTGTATTGTTAAAACTATGACAGCTCTGTGTTGGTCATTGcctgcattttcatttcaagcagGATGCTGCAACACAAACTTCCTTAATGTGAGTTTAAAGTGAATTAATGCACTGGGGTGCATTCACAATACTTAAAATGCTTCCTTGCTTCTGTAATAccatgtgtcactgtgtgttttaAGAAAGTCTCTGTAGCCGTTTAAGTTGTCTGTGCAATTGTTATACGCTGGACTTAGTTCACTTACTTGTGTATGTAAAAGTTGGTAcatgcttcttcttttttcctctctctaaCAGAGACTTCCTTCCACGTGGATCAGGAATTGTCACACGCCGACCTTTGATACTGCAGCTTCTAAATGCTGACACTGGTAAGTCTACTTCTCATTAATGAAATGCATGTTCCCACCATACAAGAAcaatatacttaaaaaaaacccattgaAAACTGGATGAAGATTTCAAATACCAATGGGCAATCTATTGAATTACATGAACAAATCTGGTGCATTTATTCGGAgcagccaccagagggcactttCATATTCCATAAAAACAGACGACATCGTgcagtaatgttttttttaaaatcctgacAAAAGGGAAATTATGTTGCATAATAGCTCACTCACACCTCATAGTTTATTATGTATTATGTATTTGCCCAAATTAGCATTTCttattatttcaaaatgtttttattaatttaactgTTTTGTGCTGTGTCAGAGTACGGTGAATTTCTGCACTGCAGAGGAAGGAAGTTCACAGACTTTCACGAGATTTGTCAAGAAATAGAGGCAGAAACCTGCAGACTGTTAGGATCCAACAAAGGCATCTCACCTGTTCCAATTAACCTTCGGATTTATTCACCAAATGGTAAGaatggagaaaagaaaaacaatttaccTTACTTTTCGTGAGAAATGGCAACAAATATGTAGTTTTTGACCTTGCATTTCTCAGTGTTAAACCTGACTCTGGTCGACTTGCCGGGCATCACCAAAGTTCCTGTTGGAGACCAGCCTGCAGATATCGAGTACCAAATACGAGACATGATCATGCAGTACATCTGTAAGGAAAACTGTCTCATCCTGGCTGTCACGCCGGCAAACACTGACCTGGCGAACTCTGATGCACTTAAACTTGCCAAAGATGTTGATCCACAAGGTGAGTTCTGTTTTCTTGTTAACATATCACTTGGATAtaagaaaaacatgtttaaatgctTTGTTCCTGGAATTGTCTTCAGGTCAGCGTACAATAGGTGTGATTACCAAACTGGACTTGATGGACGAAGGGACAGATGCTCAACAAATACTGGAGAACCGGCTACTTCCACTGTGCAGAGGTACATCCTCTTTGCGTTTGTTATGGAAAGTTTGGGAAACTATGGCTTTGACATTCATACCTCGAACTCATCTTGCATCTGCTATTGTGTTAATGGATTAGCCATGGAAGCTCAGGGAAATATCTTCCAGAGTAGCTGCATGAATTAGACACGGAGTCTTGATTAGTTTCATCCATATCTGAAATCAAATGTGAAATTTGACACTCAAGATAACAGATGCTTTCCGCTGAAGACTAACTTATGTATTTTTGATTCAGTTTAACAGGACTAATGGTCTGGGATTTGAATTAAATGGAGTAGAGTTCTTTTTATGGTCTTCATTTTTGTTACAAAAACATTTCCCTTCTCTATCCGTTTCCTGTCTTCCAGGCTACATCGGGGTGGTGAACCGCAGTCAGAAAGACATTGATGGAAAGAAGGATGTTATGTCAGCGCTGCTCGCGGAGGAGAagttcttcctgtctcaccctGCCTACAGACACATGGCTCCACGCATGGGCACCCCTTACTTACAAAGAACTCTAAACCAGGTTCACAATGAGGCAATATTTTGGTAAACTCTGTTATGTAGACGCTGATTTGTCATCATTTTCCTTTACAGCAATTGACCAATCACATTCGGGAGACACTACCAGACTTCAGAAGTAGGCTGCAGAGCGAACTGATGACCTTGAATAAAGAGGCGGAAGACTACAAGCAATACAGTCCTGATGACCACGCACGTCGGACGAAGACACTACTCCAGTCAGTGGCTCAGCTTTGACATAGGATACATTTTAAACGATTATGAGAGTCTGGCTGTTGTTGTCCTACAGGTTGGTGCAACGATTGGCTGTTGACTACGAAGAGCTTATCGAAGGATCTGGAGACAGAGTTGACACAGTGAATCTGTCAGGAGGAGCCAGAATCAATCGGATCTTCCATGAATACTTCCCCTACCAGCTGGTTAAAGTATGACCTTGAAGAAATTAGAATACTACACACTTTTGAATAGTATTTACAATTATGATTAAATTTAAACAATATTCCCCAAATCAGCATTATAAAATGTGTTTAGATTGAAATACATTAACATGTACATAACAAGTGTGTTTACTTTTTTCCTTGCATATTGAGGCAATGTGAGATTAGATGGTGTTTTTAGAGTGGGATCTTATCTTTGTACACAGGAATTGTACTTGCgctattgaccttaaagtgtgGGTTGACGTCTGTTGGGATTATTCCCAATGACCGATATtgaattttaacaaaataaGCTTAAAAATAAGCACCTGTAATCATGGTTCTCAGAAAAAAACTCATGTGAGAAACCAGTcttttcacagaaaaacatgGACTGAATCAGAGCAGCACAAAACCTGTGTGCAGTGTTGTTGCATCAAATGCAAAACAGCAAAACTAATTTCCAGTCATCTTTTCCACATAGAAAGCGAAGTGTTTCTGCAACTTGCTAGTATTCATTTTTCAGGCTATCAAGTCTCTCCAGGTGGGAAACCCTCAACCATGTAGAGAACTGACAGCCCCACTCTCATAAATAAGGTCTACCAACAACCttaaaatagaatagaata
It contains:
- the mettl13 gene encoding eEF1A lysine and N-terminal methyltransferase, whose product is MSLLPKTTEDFSSAEYWEKFFQKRGEKAFEWYGDFNKLCGVLHKYIKLQDKVLVVGCGNSELSEQMFDVGYKHLTNIDISETVITNMKQRNSGRRPGLTFEQVDATQMMYEDASYQAVLDKGTLDAMASEKEGALARKMLTEVGRVLSVGGRYVCVTLAQESVIALAVEGFVELGWAVRVHCLQEECENAEDSFALPVFVLVCTKFRQPMPKPILEMCLGDDGTPTRLTQVAELLSAVKQHRAYSVLRKRLCTGTDSDANLSLTLCHAKSGLPRYSLTVQDCPPDVKVPRANQFAIFIVPQGSESSWLYSSSEGRKQLAASANFRRLVIVAMHRNQEYTDMQAVQLELSPMVMELAPPGMPDKHQVPFLSVGGDLGWREEVSRGVSELSGEYCVENVRGEDGSLYRRLVFLSNTALVQSESRLVPSRTASSIKKNKKKARTPAISTTSSTTVDSGFLCCAHHEVMVAGLTMLGVGSPQNKDVNVSVLLVGLGGGCLPQFLRDFVPGATVEVVELDPTVLEVAKEWFGFQQDDHLRVTIGDGLDHICTLEKKGGTLFDAIMFDVDSKDSTLGLSCPPAAFLESSILHKVHNLLTPKGVFILNLVCRNSALRKNMLERVYSVFPTVLSRKIEGEVNEVLLCSLGESSISNPTDILSKLNVAAKDLQSSLCSNRTGSNRQPHIDISELLKDLKVA
- the dnm3a gene encoding dynamin 3a isoform X4, producing MGNRGMEELIPLVNRLQDALSSVGESRLTLPQIAVVGGQSAGKSSVLESFVGRDFLPRGSGIVTRRPLILQLLNADTEYGEFLHCRGRKFTDFHEICQEIEAETCRLLGSNKGISPVPINLRIYSPNVLNLTLVDLPGITKVPVGDQPADIEYQIRDMIMQYICKENCLILAVTPANTDLANSDALKLAKDVDPQGQRTIGVITKLDLMDEGTDAQQILENRLLPLCRGYIGVVNRSQKDIDGKKDVMSALLAEEKFFLSHPAYRHMAPRMGTPYLQRTLNQQLTNHIRETLPDFRSRLQSELMTLNKEAEDYKQYSPDDHARRTKTLLQLVQRLAVDYEELIEGSGDRVDTVNLSGGARINRIFHEYFPYQLVKIESDESKLRQEINYAIRNIHGVRTGLFTPDMAFEAIVKKQITRLKAPCLNFVDMVSSELVTTVDQCINKLSSFPKLQDETERMVSAEIREQERVCKDQILLLIDIQLAYINTKHEDFIGFTNAQHINNQRNKKTVAGMPGNQGVAPPSSLIVIRKGWLTISNIGIMKGGSKECWFILTAESLSWFKDDEAL